A single window of Methanothermobacter marburgensis str. Marburg DNA harbors:
- a CDS encoding DNA-directed RNA polymerase subunit L: MEIILNKRYEMEIVFEGETHTLCNVLRSILMEDETVKAAAYSIDHPIVGEPQLYIRARSPKKSLIKAAGTLIERCDEFRSLIESA; encoded by the coding sequence ATGGAAATCATTCTTAACAAGAGATATGAAATGGAGATAGTATTCGAGGGCGAAACACACACCCTCTGCAATGTACTGAGGAGCATACTGATGGAGGATGAAACCGTTAAGGCCGCGGCCTACTCCATCGACCACCCCATAGTGGGGGAACCACAGCTTTACATAAGGGCAAGGAGCCCCAAGAAATCACTCATCAAGGCAGCTGGGACTCTAATTGAGAGATGCGATGAGTTCAGGTCACTCATAGAGTCCGCCTAA
- a CDS encoding endonuclease dU, which yields MENRNFRQIKSEIRILGIDDAPFTPKSDEDVLLVGTVFRGGHWLDGVLTTKIRVDGDDATEKIVEMVNGSRHLNQLRVIMLDGLTFGGFNVADINEISSRTGLPVIVVVRKYPDLEGIRIALKHRFPDWKKRWQMIDDAGEIHRVESTETVYIQTAGIDQEDAAEIVRLSTTRSSIPEPLRAAHLIASGVKLGESRGSA from the coding sequence ATGGAGAACCGTAATTTCAGGCAGATAAAATCCGAGATAAGGATTCTCGGGATAGATGACGCCCCATTCACACCCAAAAGTGACGAGGACGTGCTCCTCGTGGGCACAGTCTTCAGGGGAGGGCACTGGCTTGACGGGGTCCTCACAACGAAGATAAGGGTGGATGGGGATGATGCCACAGAGAAGATAGTTGAAATGGTGAATGGCTCAAGACACCTCAACCAGCTGAGGGTTATAATGCTGGATGGCCTCACCTTCGGCGGCTTCAACGTGGCGGATATAAATGAGATATCCTCAAGAACTGGACTCCCTGTCATAGTGGTTGTACGCAAATACCCTGACCTTGAGGGGATAAGGATAGCCCTGAAGCACAGATTCCCTGACTGGAAGAAGAGGTGGCAGATGATAGATGACGCCGGGGAGATCCACCGGGTAGAATCCACCGAGACAGTTTACATACAGACTGCCGGTATAGACCAGGAGGATGCAGCTGAGATTGTGAGGCTCTCAACGACCAGAAGTTCCATTCCCGAGCCCCTCCGGGCGGCACATCTCATTGCATCAGGGGTTAAACTTGGTGAGTCAAGGGGCAGCGCATGA
- the pcn gene encoding proliferating cell nuclear antigen (pcna) has product MFKAELNDPNILRTSFDAISSIVDEVQIQISAEGLRLDALDRSHITYVHLELKSELFDEYVCDEPEKINVDTEELMKVLKRAKANDRVILSTDEGNLIVQFEGEAVRTFKIRLIDIEYETPSPPEIQYENEFEVPFQLLKDSIADIDIFSDKITFRVDEDRFMASAEGEFGDAEIEYLHGEKITKPARSVYSLDKIKEMLKADKFSETAIINLGDDMPLKLTLKMASNEGELSFLLAPRIEAEE; this is encoded by the coding sequence ATGTTCAAGGCAGAATTGAATGATCCTAACATTTTAAGGACGAGCTTCGATGCCATATCATCCATTGTTGATGAGGTTCAGATACAGATCAGTGCCGAAGGCCTGCGTCTCGACGCCCTTGACAGGTCCCATATCACATACGTGCACCTTGAACTGAAATCTGAACTGTTCGATGAATATGTCTGCGATGAACCAGAGAAAATAAACGTGGATACAGAGGAACTCATGAAGGTCCTCAAGAGGGCCAAGGCAAACGACAGGGTTATACTATCAACCGATGAGGGGAACCTTATAGTCCAGTTTGAGGGAGAGGCAGTAAGGACCTTCAAGATAAGGCTGATTGACATTGAATATGAAACCCCAAGTCCTCCTGAAATCCAGTATGAGAACGAATTTGAGGTGCCATTCCAGCTCCTCAAGGACTCAATAGCAGATATAGACATATTCTCCGATAAGATAACATTCCGTGTTGATGAGGATCGCTTCATGGCATCTGCCGAGGGGGAATTCGGAGACGCCGAGATAGAATATCTCCATGGTGAAAAGATAACTAAACCTGCAAGGAGTGTTTACTCACTTGACAAGATAAAGGAGATGCTCAAGGCCGATAAGTTCAGTGAGACAGCAATCATCAACCTGGGAGATGACATGCCCCTTAAACTAACACTGAAGATGGCCAGCAATGAGGGAGAGCTGAGTTTCCTCCTTGCTCCAAGAATCGAGGCAGAGGAATAA
- a CDS encoding NUDIX domain-containing protein has product MRTPLLTVDVIIRLSENTLVLVRRGKPPYEGSWAIPGGFVEYGETVEEAARREALEETGLEVELEGLLGVYSDPSRDPRGHTVSICFTAVASGRPVGGSDAAEARVFHIEDIPYDNLAFDHSRILDDFIKSIRNQNGVN; this is encoded by the coding sequence ATGAGGACACCACTACTCACGGTGGATGTGATAATAAGGTTATCAGAGAACACCCTGGTACTTGTAAGGAGGGGAAAACCCCCATATGAGGGCTCATGGGCCATTCCAGGAGGATTCGTTGAATACGGAGAAACAGTGGAAGAAGCTGCAAGGAGGGAGGCCCTCGAGGAGACCGGACTTGAGGTGGAACTGGAGGGTCTTCTTGGCGTATACTCGGACCCCTCAAGGGATCCCAGGGGACACACTGTGAGCATCTGCTTCACTGCAGTTGCTTCAGGAAGACCTGTTGGAGGATCCGATGCTGCCGAAGCCAGGGTGTTTCATATTGAGGATATACCCTATGATAACCTTGCATTTGACCATTCACGGATACTTGATGACTTCATAAAATCCATTAGAAACCAGAATGGAGTAAATTAA
- a CDS encoding 50S ribosomal protein L44e, whose protein sequence is MKIPKERRTYCPNCRKHTVHEVLESKRRKASELKWGQRQFRRVTAGYRGYPRPLPSGNKPVKKLDLRLKCKECGKSHIKKRSFRAGRVEFVA, encoded by the coding sequence ATGAAGATTCCCAAGGAAAGAAGAACTTACTGTCCAAACTGTAGAAAACACACAGTTCACGAGGTACTTGAATCAAAAAGAAGAAAGGCAAGTGAACTCAAATGGGGTCAGAGGCAGTTTAGACGTGTAACAGCCGGTTACAGGGGTTACCCACGTCCGCTACCCTCAGGTAACAAACCCGTCAAGAAACTTGACCTCAGGCTCAAATGCAAGGAATGTGGAAAATCACACATCAAGAAAAGGTCCTTCAGGGCTGGAAGAGTTGAATTTGTAGCCTAG
- a CDS encoding DNA replication complex subunit Gins51, with the protein MDEFFQKLRRIQKKERTESGLARVGDDFYERVHSYLEDLLEAVGNDPFAKEHYLIRDTQRIATEICERREHKITDSAVMNVQRSYHLFNGKPQFDLQDTTPLNMTPEEEELYFSLIETLREFREKIIPSIELDKEKKKPRAEPEVIQKPKKKDSQPSENEIRANALDDRGGIETVLIFEEVPARIMGVDEKIYGPFRPQDIVTLPSLNADVFINARKGRRIRYS; encoded by the coding sequence TTGGACGAATTCTTTCAGAAACTGAGGAGGATTCAGAAAAAGGAGAGAACTGAAAGCGGTCTTGCAAGGGTTGGTGATGACTTCTATGAGAGGGTCCACAGCTACCTGGAGGATCTCCTCGAGGCGGTTGGAAATGACCCCTTTGCAAAGGAACACTACCTTATAAGGGACACCCAGAGGATAGCCACCGAGATCTGCGAGAGAAGGGAGCACAAGATAACAGACAGTGCAGTGATGAACGTCCAGAGGTCATACCACCTGTTCAACGGGAAACCCCAGTTTGACCTCCAGGATACAACCCCCCTCAACATGACACCCGAGGAGGAGGAACTCTACTTTTCACTTATAGAGACCCTGAGGGAATTCAGGGAGAAAATAATTCCTTCGATAGAACTTGATAAAGAGAAAAAGAAACCCCGTGCAGAACCTGAAGTTATCCAGAAGCCGAAGAAAAAAGATTCCCAACCCTCTGAAAATGAAATCAGGGCCAATGCACTGGATGATAGGGGAGGCATTGAGACGGTGCTGATATTTGAGGAGGTGCCTGCAAGGATAATGGGGGTCGATGAAAAAATTTACGGCCCATTTCGACCGCAGGACATTGTTACACTCCCATCGCTCAATGCAGATGTGTTTATAAATGCAAGGAAGGGCAGGAGGATAAGGTACTCATAA
- the dph2 gene encoding diphthamide biosynthesis enzyme Dph2: MSLYDLETERVIREIKRLKVDVVGLQFPEGLKTRAVELAEIIESETDATALISADPCFGACDVSDRKMKGMADLIIHYGHTPFPIDYEVPVIFIEARSGVDVRGVLEDAARLLDGHERVGLATTAQHLHLLDEAASFLEERGFEVVKGSGVNTAEGQVLGCNFSAIRNTDADAYLFIGSGNFHPLGIKLLTGRDVVVADPYHGEVRRLDEFADRVLRIRFARINRASSASRWGIIVSSKEGQRRFKLALEVKRKLEAAGRDAFIFLLENVSPEALLPFREIEAFVVTACPRIAIDDSQIYDRPLLNPSELEIALGEREWEDYVLDEIIS; the protein is encoded by the coding sequence TATCAGGGAAATAAAACGCCTCAAAGTAGATGTTGTTGGACTTCAATTTCCTGAGGGACTTAAAACAAGGGCTGTTGAACTTGCAGAGATTATAGAATCAGAAACGGATGCGACAGCTCTTATATCTGCAGACCCATGCTTCGGAGCATGTGATGTTTCAGACAGGAAGATGAAGGGCATGGCTGATCTCATAATCCACTACGGGCACACACCATTTCCCATTGACTATGAGGTGCCCGTCATATTCATCGAGGCCCGTTCAGGGGTTGATGTAAGGGGGGTCCTTGAGGATGCTGCCCGTCTCCTGGATGGCCACGAAAGGGTGGGCCTTGCAACAACCGCACAGCACCTCCACCTCCTTGATGAGGCAGCGTCTTTCCTTGAGGAGAGGGGATTTGAGGTTGTTAAGGGCTCAGGGGTAAACACCGCCGAGGGCCAGGTACTCGGGTGTAACTTTTCAGCCATCAGAAATACCGATGCAGATGCATACCTCTTCATCGGAAGCGGAAACTTCCATCCACTGGGCATAAAACTTTTAACAGGAAGGGATGTTGTGGTGGCTGACCCCTACCATGGTGAAGTAAGGAGACTGGATGAATTCGCAGATAGGGTCCTCAGGATCAGATTCGCAAGGATAAACAGGGCCTCCTCCGCCAGTAGGTGGGGGATAATAGTTTCATCAAAGGAGGGGCAGAGGAGATTCAAACTGGCCCTTGAGGTAAAGAGGAAGCTGGAGGCTGCTGGAAGGGATGCATTCATCTTCCTGCTTGAAAACGTATCACCGGAGGCACTGCTGCCATTCAGGGAGATCGAGGCGTTCGTGGTTACAGCTTGCCCAAGGATTGCCATTGACGACTCACAGATCTATGATAGACCACTCCTTAACCCATCGGAACTTGAGATAGCCCTTGGTGAAAGGGAATGGGAGGATTACGTCCTCGATGAGATAATTTCTTGA
- a CDS encoding transcription factor S: MEFCPKCGAVMFPAKGKFSCQCGYEKDITDKLKDKYNFSEEVESKDNVIFTGDDVSTLPTTRVECPKCGNMEAFWWLQQTRRADESETRFFRCTRCKYTWREYD, translated from the coding sequence ATGGAGTTCTGTCCCAAGTGCGGAGCTGTAATGTTTCCTGCGAAGGGAAAATTCAGCTGTCAGTGTGGCTATGAAAAGGATATCACAGATAAACTCAAGGACAAATACAACTTTTCAGAGGAAGTTGAATCAAAGGACAACGTCATATTCACAGGAGATGATGTGAGCACACTACCAACAACAAGGGTGGAATGCCCAAAATGCGGTAACATGGAGGCCTTCTGGTGGCTGCAGCAGACAAGAAGGGCTGATGAATCTGAAACAAGGTTCTTCAGGTGCACCCGCTGCAAGTACACCTGGAGGGAATACGATTGA
- a CDS encoding exosome complex RNA-binding protein Csl4 produces the protein MKVKSGDIVFPGDFLAVSEEVLPSEGTYDDDGEIKSLVVGEVARDDRNKSIKVISKFSTPPVLRTGSRVIGEVIDVRGQRALVRIHSIKGNRRALATYFVGGVHVSQAKKGYLSKLTEAFRIGDIVEARVTKVMGLDGIDLQTSSRDLGVIKAMCTRCRHFMEMNGRDEVRCPNCENREKRKLSANYEG, from the coding sequence ATGAAAGTTAAATCTGGGGACATAGTTTTTCCCGGAGACTTTTTAGCTGTAAGTGAAGAGGTACTCCCCTCAGAGGGGACCTACGACGACGATGGAGAAATAAAGTCCCTTGTTGTTGGAGAGGTTGCAAGGGATGATAGGAATAAGAGCATAAAGGTAATCTCAAAGTTCAGCACACCCCCCGTCCTCAGGACAGGCTCAAGGGTTATTGGAGAGGTAATAGATGTGAGGGGCCAGAGGGCCCTTGTGAGAATACACAGCATCAAGGGTAACAGGAGGGCCCTTGCAACCTACTTTGTTGGGGGCGTCCATGTTTCACAGGCAAAGAAGGGCTACCTCTCTAAACTTACAGAGGCCTTCAGGATAGGGGATATAGTGGAGGCAAGGGTTACGAAGGTTATGGGCCTTGATGGTATAGACCTCCAGACCTCATCCCGTGACCTTGGTGTCATAAAGGCCATGTGCACAAGGTGCAGGCACTTCATGGAGATGAACGGCAGGGACGAGGTGAGGTGTCCCAACTGTGAAAACAGGGAAAAAAGGAAACTATCAGCGAATTATGAAGGTTAA